From Verrucomicrobiia bacterium, a single genomic window includes:
- the leuS gene encoding leucine--tRNA ligase, which produces MAAGRRQYPFHLIEPKWQQHWEREATFRAWNPGEKVPAQHPFGKRHPGTPPEQLPKFYILDMFPYPSGAGLHVGHPEGYTATDILARYKRAQGFHVLHPMGWDAFGLPAEQYAIKTGRHPRKTTEENIATFKRQIQSLGFSYDWSREINTTDPEYFKWTQWIFLKIYNSWFNPQTNKAEPIESLPYPAELEGETAGSSGSGDASSLEARRRAYRDSKRLAYVSEAPVWWCEQLGTVLANEEVVDGKSEVGGFPVIRKPMRQWMLRITAYAERLLRDLDAIDWSDSLKEMQRNWIGRSEGAEVDFQIAGMEEKIRVFTTRQDTLFGATYMVLAPEHPLLETLRTPAQRPAVKAYQAEVAKKSDLERTELAKEKTGVFTGGYAINPVNGLKIPVWIADYVLSSYGTGAIMAVPGHDTRDYEFATKFNLPIVQVVQPPEGTDWHGYVEDGIAVNSANPQIELDGLRTLEAKRKITDWLESRHLGKKTVNFKLRDWLFSRQRYWGEPFPIVWKTGPSGQAYHEALPESALPVLPPALDDYKPTPDGQPPLARAKEWLTLPDGSKRETNTMPQWAGSCWYYLRYLDAHNARCFCGGESEKYWMAPKTGAGDCKKQPNLGVDLYVGGTEHAVLHLLYARFWHKVLFDLGYVSTPEPFHKLVNQGLVLGEDGQKMSKSRGNVINPDEILADYGADAFRLYEMFMGPLDMTKPWNTKGVEGVYRFLGRVWRLFADEKSETEFEQASTVETGNPAMLLKKIKLNGAIKEAQPLPAQLKALHACIKKVTEDLDGLRFNTAISALMVFINEAMTWETRPASVLRDFLILLQPLAPHLAEELWAKLHTTPFFSGATPVLPLAYAPWPKFNPALLVEDTLQIPVQVNGKLRDVITVPANASKADLERAAKASAKVLPFIAGKTVRKIIIVPGKLVNLVMG; this is translated from the coding sequence ATGGCGGCAGGACGCAGACAATACCCGTTCCACCTGATCGAACCCAAATGGCAGCAGCATTGGGAACGGGAGGCAACTTTTCGCGCATGGAACCCAGGCGAGAAAGTGCCGGCGCAGCATCCTTTTGGCAAGCGCCACCCCGGGACCCCGCCGGAGCAACTCCCCAAGTTCTATATCCTGGACATGTTTCCCTACCCTTCCGGGGCCGGGCTGCATGTGGGCCATCCGGAAGGTTACACCGCAACAGATATCCTTGCCCGTTACAAGCGCGCGCAGGGGTTCCACGTCCTCCATCCAATGGGTTGGGACGCCTTTGGCCTGCCGGCCGAGCAATACGCCATTAAAACCGGGCGGCATCCGCGCAAGACCACGGAGGAGAATATCGCCACTTTCAAGCGGCAGATTCAATCGCTTGGCTTCAGCTACGATTGGAGCCGCGAGATCAACACGACTGACCCGGAGTACTTCAAGTGGACCCAGTGGATTTTCCTCAAGATTTATAATTCCTGGTTTAACCCTCAAACTAACAAGGCTGAGCCGATTGAAAGCCTCCCCTACCCGGCGGAGTTGGAAGGAGAGACCGCGGGGTCTTCCGGCTCTGGGGACGCCTCCAGCCTGGAGGCCAGGCGCCGGGCCTACCGCGATTCCAAACGCCTGGCTTACGTCAGCGAAGCCCCTGTTTGGTGGTGCGAACAGCTTGGCACCGTCCTGGCCAATGAAGAGGTGGTGGACGGGAAGAGCGAGGTGGGCGGGTTTCCGGTCATTCGGAAGCCGATGCGCCAATGGATGCTGCGCATCACTGCGTATGCGGAACGGCTCCTGCGCGACCTCGACGCGATTGACTGGAGCGACTCGCTCAAAGAGATGCAACGAAACTGGATTGGGCGTTCCGAAGGCGCGGAGGTCGATTTCCAGATAGCGGGCATGGAGGAAAAGATACGCGTCTTCACGACTCGCCAGGACACTCTGTTTGGCGCCACGTATATGGTCCTTGCGCCGGAGCATCCGTTACTCGAGACGCTCAGAACCCCGGCTCAGCGTCCTGCTGTAAAAGCTTACCAGGCGGAAGTGGCGAAGAAATCCGACCTGGAGCGCACCGAATTGGCGAAGGAAAAGACCGGTGTTTTTACGGGGGGTTATGCCATCAACCCGGTGAACGGGCTCAAGATTCCTGTCTGGATTGCCGATTACGTCCTGAGCAGCTATGGCACCGGGGCCATTATGGCCGTGCCGGGTCATGACACACGGGATTACGAGTTCGCCACCAAATTCAATCTGCCCATTGTCCAGGTGGTCCAGCCACCCGAGGGAACGGATTGGCACGGTTACGTCGAAGATGGGATTGCGGTCAATTCTGCCAATCCGCAAATCGAGCTCGATGGCCTGCGCACGCTCGAAGCCAAGCGGAAAATTACCGATTGGTTGGAATCCAGACATCTCGGCAAGAAGACCGTTAATTTCAAATTGCGCGACTGGCTTTTCAGCCGCCAGCGCTACTGGGGTGAGCCGTTCCCCATTGTGTGGAAAACGGGGCCGAGCGGTCAGGCTTATCACGAGGCGCTACCCGAATCGGCTTTGCCCGTGCTGCCTCCGGCGCTGGACGATTACAAACCCACGCCTGACGGCCAGCCGCCGTTGGCCCGCGCCAAAGAATGGCTGACCTTGCCGGACGGCTCGAAACGCGAGACCAACACGATGCCCCAATGGGCCGGCAGTTGCTGGTATTACCTGCGCTACCTCGATGCGCATAACGCACGGTGCTTTTGCGGCGGGGAATCTGAAAAGTACTGGATGGCGCCAAAAACCGGTGCCGGGGATTGCAAGAAACAGCCGAATCTTGGTGTCGATTTGTATGTTGGCGGCACCGAACATGCCGTCCTTCATTTGCTCTACGCGCGTTTCTGGCACAAAGTCCTTTTTGACTTGGGGTACGTTTCGACACCCGAGCCGTTTCATAAGCTGGTAAATCAAGGTCTCGTTCTAGGCGAAGATGGACAGAAAATGTCCAAGTCCCGCGGCAACGTGATTAACCCTGATGAAATTCTTGCCGATTACGGCGCGGATGCCTTTCGGCTTTACGAAATGTTTATGGGGCCACTCGATATGACCAAGCCCTGGAACACCAAAGGGGTGGAAGGCGTTTACCGCTTTCTGGGCCGAGTCTGGCGCTTATTCGCGGATGAAAAGAGCGAGACGGAGTTCGAGCAGGCCTCGACGGTCGAGACCGGAAACCCTGCGATGTTGCTCAAGAAAATCAAGCTGAACGGCGCCATTAAAGAAGCCCAGCCGCTCCCGGCTCAGCTTAAGGCGCTGCATGCCTGTATCAAGAAGGTGACTGAAGACCTCGATGGGCTACGGTTCAATACAGCGATTTCTGCGCTGATGGTCTTTATCAATGAGGCCATGACTTGGGAGACGAGGCCCGCGTCGGTCTTGCGCGACTTTTTGATTCTGCTCCAGCCATTGGCGCCTCACCTGGCCGAAGAACTTTGGGCCAAGCTGCACACCACCCCCTTTTTCTCAGGCGCAACGCCGGTTCTCCCGCTGGCTTATGCCCCCTGGCCCAAATTCAATCCGGCCTTATTGGTGGAGGATACGCTCCAGATTCCGGTGCAGGTCAATGGCAAGTTGCGCGATGTCATCACCGTCCCCGCCAATGCTTCCAAGGCTGACCTGGAGAGGGCGGCAAAGGCCTCAGCCAAGGTCCTGCCTTTCATCGCTGGCAAAACTGTGCGAAAAATCATTATCGTTCCCGGGAAACTTGTGAACCTGGTGATGGGGTGA
- a CDS encoding non-canonical purine NTP pyrophosphatase: MTLLLIATRNLHKVGEIRLILDDGFRFLTLADFPLAPEVSEDAGTFAGNAVKKSLALAKWLSTESTELWAASGPAFVLSDDSGLEVDALNGAPGVHSARFAALDGGVAGNSAPAANNAKLLKLLKDVPDSKRTARFRCVLALTPVLKSRREPASPVCYENEFELATELFEGVCEGRIALEAQGAGGFGYDPLFIPDGCQKTFGELSEAIKNQISHRAKALAKLRDRILRRI; this comes from the coding sequence ATGACCCTCCTCCTCATTGCCACGCGTAACTTGCATAAGGTCGGCGAAATCCGATTGATCCTGGATGACGGTTTTCGGTTTCTGACACTGGCCGATTTCCCGCTCGCTCCGGAGGTGAGCGAGGATGCCGGCACTTTTGCCGGAAACGCAGTCAAGAAATCCCTAGCCTTGGCCAAATGGCTCTCGACCGAATCTACGGAACTGTGGGCTGCATCCGGCCCCGCATTTGTTCTATCGGATGATTCCGGGTTGGAAGTGGATGCGTTGAATGGCGCCCCGGGAGTCCATTCGGCCCGCTTCGCAGCCCTGGACGGCGGCGTTGCGGGGAATTCAGCGCCGGCTGCGAACAATGCCAAGCTGCTGAAATTGCTGAAGGACGTGCCGGACAGCAAACGGACGGCTCGTTTTCGTTGTGTTCTGGCGCTCACGCCGGTGCTGAAGAGCCGGCGCGAGCCCGCTTCACCGGTGTGCTATGAGAACGAATTCGAACTCGCCACGGAACTGTTCGAGGGGGTTTGCGAGGGACGAATCGCCCTGGAAGCCCAAGGGGCCGGAGGATTCGGCTACGACCCGCTATTTATACCGGATGGCTGCCAAAAGACCTTTGGCGAATTAAGCGAGGCGATAAAGAACCAGATCAGCCATCGCGCCAAGGCCCTCGCAAAGCTGAGGGATCGCATTCTTCGTCGCATCTGA
- a CDS encoding peptidylprolyl isomerase, with product MAHAGTLAQFRTPFGDIEVELYDQDKPVTVSNFVHYVQSGAYENEFAHRLVPGFVVQGGGFSVTNRGTTNATIVPAPTYSPITNEFGVGRRFSNVFGTIAMAKLGGDTNSATSQWFFNLANNTFLDAADTNDFFVVFGHVVRGTNILNELNRFVDWSGLVAPQQNTNLILHQYYTPPFDDLPLLHPYVDATNFLFMDITLLQVAVNPVAGTGNQISWNSPSGMTNVVEFTTNFPAVWHTLVQTNGTGTRITVSDATGSSRRFYRVRVAY from the coding sequence ATGGCTCACGCTGGCACGTTGGCCCAATTCCGCACTCCTTTCGGCGACATCGAAGTCGAGCTTTATGACCAGGACAAACCGGTTACAGTCAGCAATTTCGTTCACTATGTCCAAAGCGGCGCTTATGAGAACGAGTTCGCCCACCGGCTTGTGCCTGGATTCGTGGTGCAGGGCGGTGGTTTCAGTGTCACCAACCGCGGCACGACCAATGCCACCATTGTGCCAGCGCCCACCTACTCTCCCATCACCAACGAATTCGGAGTGGGCCGGCGTTTCAGCAATGTCTTCGGCACAATCGCCATGGCCAAGCTCGGTGGCGATACCAACTCCGCAACATCGCAATGGTTTTTTAACCTGGCCAACAACACCTTCCTCGACGCGGCCGACACCAACGATTTCTTTGTCGTATTCGGTCATGTGGTCCGCGGGACGAATATCCTGAACGAGCTCAACCGTTTTGTGGATTGGAGCGGGCTGGTTGCCCCACAGCAGAACACGAATCTGATTTTGCACCAATACTACACGCCGCCTTTTGACGATCTGCCTCTGCTCCATCCCTACGTGGATGCTACGAATTTCCTCTTTATGGACATTACGCTTCTCCAAGTCGCGGTGAACCCGGTCGCCGGCACGGGGAACCAGATTTCATGGAATAGCCCGTCAGGGATGACCAATGTTGTTGAGTTTACGACCAATTTCCCCGCAGTTTGGCACACCCTGGTGCAAACCAATGGCACTGGCACTCGGATAACGGTCTCGGACGCCACTGGCTCTTCGAGGCGCTTCTATCGGGTGAGGGTTGCGTATTGA
- a CDS encoding inositol monophosphatase family protein translates to MNLNRALTAAVDAAQTVGGLMSRQLHSVKRANEVSQHDIKLELDVRSQKLIQKMLYAAFPDAALLGEEGVAGDASSEYRWVVDPIDGTVNFAYTIPHACVSIALQRQGTARAAGAYEDGFQTLLGVVYDPFCDELWTAVSGQAARLNSKIIRVSRRRKLDEAIVSIGFAKSRENLEATLPYFIELVHRVRKIRIMGSAALALTYVASGRFDAYIERGIRLWDVAAGGLILECAGGEFWHRAVPGEHAYRMIATNGLVRKQLRIPE, encoded by the coding sequence ATGAACCTGAATCGAGCACTCACTGCCGCGGTGGATGCCGCCCAGACTGTTGGCGGCCTCATGAGCCGTCAACTTCATTCGGTCAAGCGCGCCAATGAGGTGAGCCAGCACGATATCAAACTCGAGCTGGATGTCCGGTCGCAAAAGCTGATTCAAAAGATGCTCTATGCGGCCTTTCCGGATGCGGCATTGCTGGGCGAGGAGGGGGTTGCCGGCGATGCAAGCTCGGAATATCGGTGGGTGGTCGATCCCATCGATGGCACCGTGAATTTCGCCTATACAATTCCGCACGCGTGCGTCTCTATCGCGCTCCAGAGGCAAGGCACGGCGCGCGCGGCCGGCGCATACGAGGACGGCTTTCAGACCCTGCTGGGTGTGGTGTATGATCCCTTCTGCGATGAACTATGGACGGCTGTGAGTGGCCAGGCAGCCCGGCTGAATAGCAAAATCATCCGGGTGAGCCGCCGGCGCAAATTGGATGAAGCCATCGTTTCAATCGGCTTTGCCAAAAGCCGTGAAAATCTCGAGGCCACCCTGCCCTATTTCATCGAGCTGGTCCACCGGGTGCGGAAGATTCGCATTATGGGCTCAGCGGCGCTGGCGTTGACTTACGTGGCCAGCGGGCGGTTCGATGCCTATATCGAGCGCGGTATTCGACTTTGGGATGTTGCTGCCGGCGGCCTTATCCTGGAATGCGCCGGAGGCGAGTTCTGGCATCGCGCCGTGCCCGGCGAGCATGCCTATCGCATGATAGCAACCAACGGACTTGTCCGGAAACAGCTCCGGATTCCAGAGTGA
- a CDS encoding transglutaminase-like domain-containing protein: MKQALLVLSLVLAMAGGLCFAQEDVIKKAGRLELQGHFSAAAEILKASLADAALGAAEQKQLEFELDRLARIKKDFPYTKDQLFAVLKKSVRDLTLKEFDDWIREGRFDSRQIDGQVYFMGSSVKNLFFRYPELESRRVPPKDTTVSQKARLETCLAIQRAAIAEKKPYVLPKRFHITLNVTAKANAAPAGQIIRAWLPIPREYPFQRDFDLLSASPKPARIDARESAIRSIFMGQPARKDRPTEFRIEYDYTCYGVSFAPKPELVKASNPNDPLLSPFTREGPHLVFTPELRKLSTQIVGGETNPCLVAKRCYDWIATHIQYSLAIEYSTIRNISDYCRTKGYGDCGQEAMLFIALCRLNGIPARWQSGWNTFPGNEDIHDWSEIYLAPYGWVPVDPYMGIFAMQYATALSAVQRREIRDFYFGGLDQYRMAANSDHCQTLVPPKQSMRSDNVDFQRGELEWGSHNIYFDQYSYEFDVKELPLPKGTVD, encoded by the coding sequence ATGAAGCAAGCCCTTTTAGTCCTTTCATTGGTCCTGGCGATGGCCGGAGGGCTTTGCTTTGCGCAGGAGGATGTTATTAAAAAGGCAGGCCGGCTTGAGCTGCAAGGGCACTTCAGCGCGGCGGCCGAAATCTTGAAAGCGAGCCTGGCAGACGCTGCGCTGGGCGCCGCCGAGCAAAAGCAGTTGGAGTTCGAATTGGATCGATTAGCGCGTATCAAAAAGGATTTCCCCTACACAAAAGACCAGTTATTTGCGGTGCTGAAGAAATCTGTCCGGGACCTCACCCTGAAGGAATTCGATGACTGGATTAGGGAGGGCCGCTTCGACAGCCGGCAAATTGATGGGCAGGTTTATTTCATGGGGTCGAGCGTGAAGAATCTCTTTTTTCGGTATCCGGAGCTGGAAAGCCGGCGGGTTCCGCCAAAGGACACCACGGTGTCACAGAAAGCGCGCCTGGAGACTTGCCTGGCAATCCAACGAGCGGCCATCGCCGAGAAGAAGCCCTATGTGCTGCCCAAACGCTTCCACATTACGTTGAACGTTACGGCCAAGGCAAATGCGGCGCCAGCAGGCCAAATCATCCGCGCCTGGCTGCCGATTCCACGGGAGTACCCTTTCCAACGGGATTTCGATTTACTGTCAGCATCCCCCAAACCCGCGCGGATTGACGCCAGAGAGAGCGCCATCCGCTCGATATTCATGGGGCAGCCGGCGCGCAAGGATCGGCCAACCGAGTTCAGGATTGAATATGATTATACCTGTTACGGGGTGTCATTCGCGCCTAAGCCGGAGCTGGTGAAGGCGTCCAATCCAAACGATCCGTTGCTGAGCCCGTTTACGCGCGAGGGGCCGCACCTGGTGTTTACGCCGGAGCTTCGGAAGCTCTCGACGCAGATCGTGGGGGGTGAAACCAACCCGTGCCTCGTAGCCAAGCGGTGTTACGACTGGATTGCGACCCACATCCAATATAGCCTGGCGATTGAATACTCGACCATCAGGAACATCAGTGATTATTGCCGCACCAAAGGCTATGGGGACTGTGGGCAGGAGGCGATGCTCTTCATTGCTCTTTGCCGGCTCAATGGCATCCCCGCCCGCTGGCAATCCGGCTGGAATACATTCCCTGGCAACGAAGACATCCATGATTGGAGCGAGATTTACCTGGCGCCTTATGGGTGGGTGCCGGTCGATCCGTATATGGGGATTTTCGCCATGCAATATGCCACGGCGCTTTCAGCCGTCCAGCGACGCGAGATTCGCGATTTCTACTTCGGGGGTCTCGACCAGTACCGGATGGCAGCCAACAGCGATCATTGCCAGACGCTCGTGCCCCCCAAGCAATCGATGCGGTCGGATAATGTTGATTTTCAACGAGGCGAACTGGAGTGGGGGTCTCATAACATCTATTTCGACCAATACTCCTACGAGTTTGATGTAAAGGAATTGCCGTTACCCAAGGGAACCGTGGATTAA